In the genome of Bremerella sp. JC817, one region contains:
- the secE gene encoding preprotein translocase subunit SecE, protein MAKEKTASSPSLLSEMVQTGRFKRNQGRIARQATLIAIWVLIAIAAYQLYQWLGSYADLTSMKLHWVIPGALGAIGFWIAYRLINWPTFANFLINVEAEMTKVTWPSKAELWRSVIVVISLIFILAVLLFAFDLAWITLFKTIRLIPPDPGTVGT, encoded by the coding sequence ATGGCCAAGGAGAAGACCGCTAGTTCCCCTTCCCTGCTCAGCGAGATGGTGCAGACGGGACGGTTCAAGCGGAATCAAGGTAGAATTGCCCGCCAGGCTACCCTGATTGCGATTTGGGTGCTCATTGCGATCGCTGCTTACCAGCTGTATCAGTGGCTCGGTTCGTATGCTGATCTGACTTCGATGAAGTTGCACTGGGTGATCCCAGGGGCACTTGGCGCCATTGGTTTTTGGATTGCATACCGATTGATTAACTGGCCGACGTTTGCCAACTTTTTGATTAACGTCGAAGCCGAAATGACTAAGGTTACTTGGCCTTCCAAGGCTGAGCTGTGGCGAAGTGTCATCGTGGTTATCTCGTTGATCTTCATCCTGGCCGTGTTGCTGTTTGCTTTTGACCTGGCGTGGATCACGCTGTTCAAAACGATCCGGCTGATTCCGCCAGATCCAGGAACCGTCGGCACCTAG